The nucleotide sequence GTGCAGTTGGTGCAGTTGGTGCAGTTGGTGCGATTAGTGCAGTTGGTGCGATAAACCAACAAACGCCGCTCGCTCCCACATTAGAGGGAACGAACGGCGTGTGCTTCACGCAATATGCTGATCTCGAATCTTTTAGTTTGCAACGATGTTAACGAGCTTACCTTTAACCGCGACGATCTTGCGTACGGTTTTGCCTGCGATGAGTGCTTGCACTTTCTCCAAGCCTAGAGCAACCTCTTGCATGCCTGCCTCATCTAGATCAGCTGCAACCATTACGCGATCTACAATTTTTCCAGTTACTTGGACAACGATTTCCACCTCAGCATCAACCGTTAAGGAAGCATCATATGCTGGCCACTCTACATACGATACAGAGCCTTCGCCACCAAGCTTCGACCACAGCTCTTCGGCGATGTGCGGCGCTAGTGGGGACAACATCTGAACGAACTGCTTCATCGCTTCCTTCGGCAAAACATCCGTCTTGTAAGCGTCGTTGACGAAAATCATCAATTGGCTAATCGCCGTGTTAAAACGCAAACCATCGTAGTCTTCGCCGATCTTCTTCAACGTCTTATGCCATACACGACGGAACGTGTCATCACCTGCAACATCTTGAATTTTCTCATGCACATTGCCATTGTCATCAATGAACAACCGCCATACGCGCGCGAGGAAACGATGTACGCCCTCTACTCCGTTTGTATTCCACGGCTTCGTTGCTTCTAACGGTCCCATGAACATCTCGTATATCCGCAACGTATCAGCGCCAAACTCATTAACAATATCATCCGGATTAATGACGTTACCGCGTGACTTAGACATTTTTTCCCCGTTAGTGCCGAGGATCATCCCTTGATTGACAAGCTTATGGAACGGCTCCTTCGTGTTTACGACTCCAAGATCGTACAGCACTTTGTGCCAGAAGCGCGCATAAAGCAAGTGAAGAACAGCGTGCTCTGCGCCACCGATATACAGATCAACTGGAAGCCATTCGCGCTGCTTCTCAGCAGAACAGATTTCCTCCGTGTTGTGCGGATCAATAAACCGCAAGTAATACCAACAGCTACCCGCCCATTGCGGCATCGTATTCGTCTCACGACGAGCACGCTTACCGTTACGAGGATCTATGATATTGACCCACTCGGAAACATTCGCAAGCGGCGATTCCCCAGTGCCGGAAGGTTGGATCGCATCGACGTCCGGAAGCAGCAACGGAAGATCTTCTTCTGGGATCGTATCCATTGTGCCGTCCTCATAGTGCAGTACAGGAATTGGCTCACCCCAGTACCGTTGACGACTAAAGAGCCAATCGCGCAGACGGTAAGTGACTTTGCCCTTTCCTTTGCCGTCACGCTCTAGACGAGCAATCATTGTTGCAATCGCTTCTGTAGTTGACAATCCATTCAAAAAGTCAGAATTGACGAGCTTACCATCACCTGTATAAGTCGCTTCTTCTACATTGCCACCAGATACAACTTCGACAATTGGCAATTCGAACTTTTTCGCGAACTCCCAGTCACGCTCATCATGACCTGGAACAGCCATAATTGCACCTGTACCATATCCACCTAATACATAATCTGCAATCCAGATCGGTATTTTGCCACCATTCACTGGATTAATCGCATACGCCCCTGTGAATACGCCGCTCTTATCTTTTGCAAGATCAGTACGCTCCAAGTCGCTCTTACGCGCAGCTGCTTCGATATAAGTCTCTACAGCAGACTTCTGTTCACCAGTAACAATGGCACCTACCAAATCATGCTCTGGCGCTAATACACAGTAGCTTGCTCCGAACAAAGTGTCCGGGCGAGTTGTAAACACAGTAAGCGCAGACTCATGCCCATCAATCGCAAATACAACCTCTGCCCCTGTGGACTTTCCAATCCAATTACGCTGCATATCCTTAATGCTTTCGGACCAGTCAAGCTCCTCCAAGTCCTCCAGCAACCGCTCAGCATACTCGGTAATTTTTAGCATCCACTGACGCATCGGCTTACGAATTACCGGGTGTCCACCACGTTCACTAAGACCGTCGATCACTTCCTCATTCGCAAGCACAGTGCCTAGTGCAGGACACCAGTTCACTGGAACTTCCGCTACGTAAGCAAGACCTTTTTTATACAATTGAATAAAAATCCATTGTGTCCACTTGTAATAATCCGGATCAGTGGTGCTGAATTCGCGCTCCCAGTCATAGGAGAACCCCAACGACTTAATTTGGCGACGGAAATTATCGATATTTTCAACTGTAATATCTCGCGGATGACGACCTGTCTGTAACGCATATTGCTCCGCAGGCAGTCCGAAAGCATCCCACCCCATTGGGTGAAGCACATTGTAGCCTTTCATTCTCTTATAACGGCTTACAATATCCGTTGCCGTATACCCTTCCGGGTGACCTACGTGCAAACCCGCTCCTGATGGATACGGAAACATATCTAATGCATAAAATTTCGGCTTACCCGCGTCCTCTGTTGTACGAAATGTATGGTTTTCGTCCCAAAAACGCTGCCATTTTGGTTCAATTTCTAGCGGTTTATAGCCTTGTTGAGTAGGTTGTGACATCTTCAGTAACTCCCTTCAAATATAAAAAAACCTCCAGTCTCTAGCGACATCGCTAGGGACGAGAGGATTTATTCCCGTGGTACCACCCTAGTTGACAGCTGCCTGCTTGGCATACTGCCCACTCGTCCTCTTAACGCGAGGTCACGTCCGACTTAGCGAACCCGAAAGGTTCGTTCAGTTCAGAAGCTCCAAGGCGAGTTCATCTTCCACGTTAATCGGCTTTCACCTTGCACCGATTCTCTGCATAACGTGCGACAGATTACTACTCCTTATCAAAGCTCAAGTATGCCATGATTATAGCCAAACATATCGAACACTGTCAAGCGAATGACCCGTCACTCCGCTATTTCGGACCTATCCCATCCCAGAATAGAGCAACGATAGTCTGTGCGAGTTCATCGCTCGCAAATTCATTTACGGTTTCATTTTGACGATTTCCTACCATAAGTAAAGAAGCAAATACATGAGACAATAACATGGGATTGCCCTTAGCAATATGCCCCTCTCTCATCGCGCTTTCAAAAGCTTGAGCAAGCACATCATGTATCCTATGCTCTGCTTTACGAATTTCATCCTGCTGTTCCAGTTCTAGAAAAGGAATCGCTTCACTCATCATCGACTCAAAA is from Candidatus Cohnella colombiensis and encodes:
- the leuS gene encoding leucine--tRNA ligase, whose amino-acid sequence is MSQPTQQGYKPLEIEPKWQRFWDENHTFRTTEDAGKPKFYALDMFPYPSGAGLHVGHPEGYTATDIVSRYKRMKGYNVLHPMGWDAFGLPAEQYALQTGRHPRDITVENIDNFRRQIKSLGFSYDWEREFSTTDPDYYKWTQWIFIQLYKKGLAYVAEVPVNWCPALGTVLANEEVIDGLSERGGHPVIRKPMRQWMLKITEYAERLLEDLEELDWSESIKDMQRNWIGKSTGAEVVFAIDGHESALTVFTTRPDTLFGASYCVLAPEHDLVGAIVTGEQKSAVETYIEAAARKSDLERTDLAKDKSGVFTGAYAINPVNGGKIPIWIADYVLGGYGTGAIMAVPGHDERDWEFAKKFELPIVEVVSGGNVEEATYTGDGKLVNSDFLNGLSTTEAIATMIARLERDGKGKGKVTYRLRDWLFSRQRYWGEPIPVLHYEDGTMDTIPEEDLPLLLPDVDAIQPSGTGESPLANVSEWVNIIDPRNGKRARRETNTMPQWAGSCWYYLRFIDPHNTEEICSAEKQREWLPVDLYIGGAEHAVLHLLYARFWHKVLYDLGVVNTKEPFHKLVNQGMILGTNGEKMSKSRGNVINPDDIVNEFGADTLRIYEMFMGPLEATKPWNTNGVEGVHRFLARVWRLFIDDNGNVHEKIQDVAGDDTFRRVWHKTLKKIGEDYDGLRFNTAISQLMIFVNDAYKTDVLPKEAMKQFVQMLSPLAPHIAEELWSKLGGEGSVSYVEWPAYDASLTVDAEVEIVVQVTGKIVDRVMVAADLDEAGMQEVALGLEKVQALIAGKTVRKIVAVKGKLVNIVAN